ATAAACCCACACTTCACCTCCATTTTTTCAGACTTTAGCAGGAGCCGAGACGAGCAAGTGTAAATCATAGGAAACATGACAGAGGTTCACCTACCTGTTCAGTTTCTTTCTTCAACGTTGCCAGATGTTTATCAATCCTAAACTTTACTTCTTTTTTGTCAAACGTATTCTACATTCTCCAACGGTTTCTCTCCCCTAGCTAGGCTCTACACCAGCAGCAAGCTAGcaataattaaaaacagcttttcctGCTAAGAATTTCAAACTAAAAGCCATGAAAATGACACGTGATATTTCACTTGCTGTTTTAGAAACAGTTTACACTTCCGTGTATGTTTATAACTTCTCGGACACTTTCCCACTGGCATTACTATCAACCACACATTTATATCAGCCTACATCTTTTCATGTTTGTATTCGAACTTACACTGTATTATGTCTTAGATTCTTATTTTGCTTTGTTGATGAATTGAGCATTGTTTTAGCATAGTCTCTGTATTTGGTATGTCTGTACACTATATAAAACAATAAGTAATAGGCAGGGCTGGGAACAGTATGAAAAGTAATGTTATCTGATAACTTTCCCttacttttgtatttcttcaatatcaaatgcaatgcaaatttaaaaaaatatatatatagaaaataaataacaacaagatgatttttttttaattgtgtgtaaCAATATGAccttagaaaaaaagaaacttaaaatatattacattaaaaacagtAATATTTTACCAATGCTGTTCAGaagactttatttttgtttattaaatcaGATGTCTACCAATTGAATAGCCTACATATTAAAACCTTAAAAGAAAATTCATTCAGTAGgtctttatttcaaatgtatgaagactgctttttttcctccttcatgTTACAGTAACCTGATTGCTTTTTTTCGTATGTTAtcaaatacagttttttgtATCAGGATAACGTATAATGTAATCCGTTGCTCCCCAAAACTGGTAATAAGTCTGTTAAATATGAGGTCTGTACTTTGCTGATTTATTATTTCCCCAAAAACTTCTTAAATGTTTCCTGAAATACATATAGTTTTGTAATAATGGGCAAAATATAACACACTTTTAGAAGTGTTCAATTGTTTTGGGGGATTACATTGTGGTGAACTTTTTTGACAAGAAAATGGACAGTTTCCCATGTAATCATATAAAGCTTGCAACATAATAACTGGAAACATTTCGGGGGAAAACCCACAAAGTCTACCAAATATTACTATCCATTGATTTCTTTCCACAATCATCACTTAGTGCTTGGTCGTACAATTTGCTGAATTAATCATGTGATAAAATGGTACTAATTTGAAGGAGAATGCCGTCTGCTCATGTCCGGTGTTGTTGTGGTTAGAAAACTTGACGCCTGGTGCAGTTTTGACGTCACCTGTTTACTGAGTCTGTTTCCAATCGGACGCACGTTGAACACGTGACTGAACTCTGTGTGCGTGCTCGTACTCGCATTGTTCTCGTGcacctccacctcactcaaACCCAGCTACTCACAAGTTCCGTCACATGAGTATTGTATTAATTATCATGTAATAAACAGGATAGGACACCCCCTGTCCTATATGTCTTAGTTTTAAACCTTATATGGGGAAATGGGAAACCCCTTATGAAGGGCAAGCGAGACATGCATCGATAATGTctgcaacattttttaaataaataaaaaacaaactaccGTTTACACAAACAGGATGACATAGTTATAGATGcgttataaacacacatactttaTATGTATCTGTTTATTGTAATGTGCAAAACTGCAAAACAACAAGGCAATGCCTGGTGCGTAtgtgtgggaaaaaaagagtaaaatgaGCTCAAACTTTGTCTGTTGcaacataaagaaaacaacacattaatgCCTCAACAATTATCATACAATAACCTTACAACTATTATTATACAAAAGCCTTAATATTATTCTTAGTAATAATAAGTACTTTATGTATACTATGATGTAATTACTTTAATTCGTGACGTGGGTATTTTACGTGTAAAATACTTTcttcattaacatttaaatagctcaacaaaaataaaaataaccagtaTTAGTAtttgacacaaaatgactttgattgtcttttataataatattattataataaaataaattaacaaaagcAGTATATTGTTCAGTCTCAGCTCACGTGTGACGACGTCACTTTTGGGGCGGGGCTTCTCGTTAGTAGGAAGTGTGAcgtaacatttattttggaaaacgAAGTGGAGAAAGAGGTGACTGAAAATGGAGCAAAACATTGAGGATTACAAGGTATTTCTACAGTGTTTCACTTACTATTTTAATTTGCAAGTGCTGACAACATTCCTTCTTCTCGACTCTGATATTTTGGGTGAAACTACTCGAGCTTGCCGTCATTGTTAGCTTATTGTTTATACATCAAGCTAGCTGTGTGTTTTCAATAACGCTCGATGAAGGGAATCGGCACACTGTCAGCTACGTGTTGTCATCTAGATGGATATACGATGTCGGACTCTGTTTTGTAGCTAGTCTATAGCCGTATCTATAATTatatagaaatgaaaaaagtcAGTCTATTGTGTATAAATCATATCATTATTAGGTCTTCGTATGTGTTTGTCTGGTCTTCACCTACTGACCCTACCGAGCTTTATCACGTGATAGTCATTTAAAAGATCTATCTTCTAAAATGTCATTAATCTGCCTGCCACAGTTTAGATATTTAATGTCGTACATCATGTTCAGTTCATACAGTAGCCTAGcgttttattttacaataacataatgtgtaaaaaatgtcttaacATGTAAATAACAGATGAGTAGATTATGAAAAGAATTAGCACTTACCAAACTTGTTCCTGTGACTGGAATCTGGCCCAATCTAAAATGAgccttcattttatttcagctttattaTTGATATGGCTGCTTTTATATTAATAtggcttttttctttcttctcagcTGATATTTGAAAAAGAGGGAGTATACCTCCACACAAATGCTAAGAGAAGTAACCAGGACACCACCATCCCGGGTTCATCCGTATTGTGGAGAGGGTAAACAACATGTACAATATACAAAGAcggaatttgaaaaaataagcGATGGGATTATTAACAGCACATGTTTTTTAGGCCGGTGTGCCAGCTTTAGAGTGGAGCCCACTTGAAGATGAGGGTCGCAGTGCCCCTGCTGTACTCTACACCAAAAAGGTCAGTAATCATCTGTTTGATATACATGTAAACTacatgaggttttttttaacccaCTTCTTTCTGAATAGGATGGAGAAGGAGCGGAGGAAGATGCAAACTATGACCCTGGTTATGAGCCTGACTGGGCAGTTATCAGCACCGTGAAGAAAGATCGAGAACATGTCCCAGTGAAAGACTCAGGTGCAGTTTACATTTCGGTCACTTCAGACAAACCGTTACTGTAAAGAAGTGTTCAAAAAACTAAAGGTGCCTATTTCACCTGCAGGTCAATGGtccttctctctgcctctgtcagAGTTATACTCTCTACGGAGGGCTCGGTTCTCCTTGGGGAGAAACTTCTTGGTGTTGACAAGTAGAGGGGGccaccctcttcctcccctgcACTTCCACAGAGGAGGAACCAGGGAGCTGTTTAGAGCCATGAACCGTTACATCATCCTGGACCAGTAAGTACCATCTTTTGACCTCTAGCAGCAGTAACTGTCCTGGTAACATGTTAGAATTGATCTCATAACAGTTCTGGATACAGCGGATTCACAATTTGTGACAGAGCTGTGTACAACTGTGTTGACAAATCACATAGTATGAAAAACATCACATGGTCTCTGTTGTTATCATCAGGTCACCGGTCGACGGGAGGCTCTTCCTCGCCTACCCTCATGACCCAGGCGCTCTCTCTCAGTCCTTCGAAAAGCTGCAGCTTTTCGACGATGGATCTGATCTTGTTTcggtattttttatttattttccttgatCCTTTAACCTATATTATTGGCTTGAGATCAATACCAATAACTCACTGATCATAGTCCTACtctttaagataagataagccTTTATTGATCACCAGAGGTTAATTCAAGTGTTACAGCAGctcaaaaacagaaataagtACAGATAAATtgagaagaagaaatataaaataggaattaatacaataaacacaatttctATTATAGTATAAGGAACTATAGAAGTGCAATCAATGACTACATGATTAGATAagcaaaatatttaaagggaCATGGTTGAGTGACATAAGGAAGCATGACCAGTGACACAGCACCTGACACAGTGGGATTAGACAAACTTTCTCCCTCAAAGTAAAAAAGCCTTTGGGTTGTTGTTTGTGATCCTGTACTCTCTCTAATTTAACAGAGATTCATTCAGGACCCGTATGCCACTACATTTGGTGGATTCTCCAAAGTCACAAATTTCTTCAAGGTGGCACTACGACCTCCAGGGCCAACCCCCCATTCCCGTGCTGCCCATGATCCCAATTTTCCACCCCAGTCCTGACGAAGAGCCCGGCTTCGAGCTTATCAACTGTGTAagagaagtaaacaaaaataacaataggACTCATTCAAGTCTAATAATATGTAGAAATGACAGgttgttataataataaatgttaagaGACATGAGAATCTATATCGTTGTTTATTTTAGTGTCTTTCCTTCCATTAGGGGGTGGAGCTTGGACCCAGACCAGACGTTACCAGGGGACGACCACTGGACAAATGGGATGAGTTTCTGGACCCAGAGGGGCGAGTGAAGAACCCAGAGAGGATCAAAGAGATAGTATTCAGAGGGGTGAGACAGGAAATACAGTGACAGTAAATCTCTCATGTGGAAGACGTACCTAGTTTACTTTTTATAACCCTCTTCATACCAGATGTGCATGTTTCATACCAGTCTTTTTCCATTGCAGGGTGTCACACCGTCCCTGAGGAAGGAGGTATGGAAGTTTCTCCTGGGCTTTTATCCATGGAACAGCACTTacaaggaaagagaaaacattcTTCGGGTCAAAACGTTAGTGTTGTTACTGCATATCCGTTCCTAAATCTATTGGACAGTTAAATTGTTTGACGTTTTGAGAAATACACTTCTATGTTACTTCCTTGCTGAGCGTTAGTTAATAAGACTAATGCAACTCTCATGTCTATACAGTTCATACAATGGTAATGCCAGCAGCCAGTTAGCGTTACCTATTTTTCAGACAAGAGGCATAGACTCAAGGAAGCGGCTGTGCCTGAACAAGAAATCAAACCTCCTGTAAAACCACAACATTTCAGATTTTGTACTAATTAAACATCTGAGATTTAAAGTGTTTACCTGTGAACTTTAGAGGTGTTATTTAATggatttaaatcagattttgcACCCTGTTGCTGTCTTTGTGTTAAACAAATCTAACTGGTTGCTGGCTTTATCTTCCTAACTATAAAGATTTGAGAGTATAACAGGCTTTTCAGCTAACAAAAAATAAAccgtattttattttaaggagTCAGCCCATTAAACgtctttctgtgtctgcagCGACGAGTACTTCAGAATGAAGGTGCAGTGGAAGTCAGTCAGTGAAGAGCAAGAGATGAGGAACTCCCTCCTCAAAGGATACAGAAGCCTGATAGGTCAGCCCCGCAATCTGTGATAAAACAGAAGATCTGTTCATAGATCAGTCAGCTGCCTGTTCAATAGACGTTGACTTTTCAACTGCCTTTGTTCTgttgtgacagagagagacgtcagcaggacagacagaaacaatACGTTCTTCTCTGGTAACGACAATCCAGGCCTGACTCTGCTGAATGATGTGCTGATGACTTACTGCATGTTCAACTTCGATCTTGGTATGTATTTCTAAACTGTTGGCAAGCAGAAGTGCACAAATACTGAAGAAATCTACCACTGCAAATCTCaatcttctgtttttatttaaatgagttgTTTACACAAGAGCATAATGAGAATATCTTTTTGACAATATATTTAGGGAACAGGACACAAAAACAGCTCACAGGACTAGCATTAgacacagattatttttatCAACAggtcatatacagtggggcaaaaaagtatttagtcagccaccaattgtgcaagttctcccatttaaaaagatgagagaggcctgtaattgttatcataggtacacttcaactatgagagacaaaatgagaaaaagaaatccagaaaatcacattgtaggatttttaaagaatttattttcaaatgattgtggaaaataagtatttggtcaataacaaaagttcatctcaatactttgttatataccctttgttggcaatgacagaggtcaaacgttttctgtaagtcttcacaaggttttcacacactgttgctggtattttggcccattcctccatgcagatctcctctaaagcagtgatgttttggggctgtcgctgggcaacacagactttcaactccctccaaagattttctatggggttgagatctggagactggctaggccactccaggaccttgaaatgcttcttacgaagccactccttcgttgccctggcggtgtgtttgggatcatggtcatgctgaaagacccagccacgcttcatcttcagtgcccttgctgatggaaggaggttttcactcaaaatctcacgatacatggccccattcattctttcctttacacggatcagtcgtcctggtccctttgcagaaaaacagccccaaagcatgatgtttccacccccatgcttcacagtaggtatggtgttctttggatgcaactctgcattctttctcctccaaacacgacgagttgagtttttaccaaaaagttctattttggtttcatctgaccatatgacattctccaaatcctcttctggatcatccaaatggccctctagcaaacttcagacgggcctggacatgtactggcttaagcagggggacacgtctggaactgcaggatttaagtccctggcggcgtagtgtgttactgatggtagcctctgttactttggtcccagctctctgcaggtcattcactaggtccccccgtgtggttctgggatttttgctcaccgttcttgtgatcattttgaccccacggggtgagatcttgcgtggagccccagatcgagggagattagcagtggtcttgtatgtcttccattttctaataattgctcccacagttgatttcttcacaccaagctgcttacctattgcagattcagttttcccagcctggtgcaggtctacaatgttgtctctggtctcctttgacagctctttggtcttggccatagtggagtttggagtatgactgtttgaggttgtggacaggtgtcttttatactgataacgagttcaaaaaggtgccattaatacaggtaacgagtggaggacagaggaacctcttaaagaagaagttacaggtctgtgagagccagaaatcttgcttgtttgttattgaccaaatacttattttaccgaggaatttataattaattcattaaaaatcctacaatgtgatttcctggatttttttttctcattctgtctctcatagttgaggtatacctatgataaaaattacaggcctctctcatctttttaaatgggagaacttgcacaattggtggctgactaaatacttttttgccccactgtatgaaGAACAGTGTAGGGAGTAAGGT
The window above is part of the Eleginops maclovinus isolate JMC-PN-2008 ecotype Puerto Natales chromosome 16, JC_Emac_rtc_rv5, whole genome shotgun sequence genome. Proteins encoded here:
- the tbc1d17 gene encoding LOW QUALITY PROTEIN: TBC1 domain family member 17 (The sequence of the model RefSeq protein was modified relative to this genomic sequence to represent the inferred CDS: inserted 1 base in 1 codon; deleted 1 base in 1 codon), with amino-acid sequence MEQNIEDYKLIFEKEGVYLHTNAKRSNQDTTXPGFIRIVERAGVPALEWSPLEDEGRSAPAVLYTKKDGEGAEEDANYDPGYEPDWAVISTVKKDREHVPVKDSGQWSFSLPLSELYSLRRARFSLGRNFLVLTSRGGHPLPPLHFHRGGTRELFRAMNRYIILDQSPVDGRLFLAYPHDPGALSQSFEKLQLFDDGSDLVSRFIQDPYATTFGGFSKVTNFFKVALRPPGPTPHSRAAHDPNFPPQSDEEPGFELINCGVELGPRPDVTRGRPLDKWDEFLDPEGRVKNPERIKEIVFRGGVTPSLRKEVWKFLLGFYPWNSTYKERENILRVKTDEYFRMKVQWKSVSEEQEMRNSLLKGYRSLIERDVSRTDRNNTFFSGNDNPGLTLLNDVLMTYCMFNFDLGYVQGMSDLLSPLLFVTQNEVESFWCLTGFMELLHQNFEESQEAMKQQLLQLSILLKALDPELCDFLDSQDSGSLCFCFRWLLIWFKREFSFEDILTMWEVLWTRLPCDNFHLLIACSILQSQRGELIGSDHDFNTILKHINELTMKLDLQTVLRGAEAIYLQLTQCKELPVKVQQVMGLYVASSSEEDSPDSQASETLRLLAESQAGAASCDSAYVPTYP